In Devosia sp. 1566, a single genomic region encodes these proteins:
- a CDS encoding ureidoglycolate lyase, whose product MSDNTIFIEPLTAEAFAPFGQVIQTEGAQHFPINNGKTERFHDLAQVQLAGPSSRPIISIARGQPYSLPLTLAMVERHPFGSQAFHPLSNRPFLVIVAPDENGTPGRPRAFLTAPGQGINYAINTWHGVLTPLDVPADFLLVDRAGDGPNLEEYFYPTPWQVVAAS is encoded by the coding sequence ATGAGCGACAACACCATCTTCATCGAGCCGCTGACGGCGGAGGCCTTCGCGCCCTTTGGTCAGGTGATCCAGACCGAGGGCGCCCAGCACTTTCCCATCAACAACGGCAAGACGGAGCGCTTCCATGATCTGGCGCAGGTGCAATTGGCCGGACCCAGTTCGCGCCCCATCATCTCCATCGCCCGCGGCCAGCCCTATAGCCTGCCCCTAACCCTGGCCATGGTCGAGCGCCATCCCTTTGGCAGCCAGGCCTTTCATCCGCTGTCGAACCGCCCATTCCTTGTGATCGTCGCGCCTGACGAAAACGGCACCCCCGGCCGCCCCCGGGCCTTCCTCACCGCGCCCGGTCAAGGCATCAACTACGCCATTAACACCTGGCATGGCGTGCTGACCCCGCTGGACGTGCCTGCCGATTTCCTCCTGGTCGATCGCGCCGGCGACGGCCCCAATCTCGAGGAATATTTCTATCCCACCCCCTGGCAGGTTGTGGCGGCGAGCTGA
- a CDS encoding bifunctional allantoicase/(S)-ureidoglycine aminohydrolase, with amino-acid sequence MPPSYASPAAGLPPQTALHTGRAVFTEAYALIPQGVMRDIVTSFLPHWHNTRCWIIARPLSGFAETFSQYIVEVAPGGGSEQPEPNPEAEGVLFVVAGEASLTIEGQAHTLVAGGYAFLPPGCRWTLGNSGSAPLRFHWVRKRYEAAAGVEAPTAFVTNETEQPIHWMPGTSERWGTTRFVEPTDLRHDMHVNIVTLEPGAVIPFEETHVMEHGLYVLEGKAVYRLNRDWVEVEAGDFMWLRAFCPQACYAGPERFRYLLYKDVNRHAKLSF; translated from the coding sequence ATGCCCCCATCCTATGCCAGCCCCGCTGCGGGCCTTCCGCCCCAGACTGCCCTTCACACCGGCCGCGCCGTTTTCACCGAGGCCTATGCGCTGATCCCGCAAGGCGTGATGCGCGACATCGTCACCAGCTTCCTGCCTCATTGGCACAACACCCGCTGCTGGATCATCGCTCGGCCCCTCTCGGGCTTTGCCGAAACCTTCTCGCAATACATTGTTGAAGTGGCGCCCGGCGGCGGCAGTGAGCAACCCGAGCCCAATCCGGAAGCCGAAGGCGTGCTGTTCGTGGTTGCCGGCGAGGCGAGCCTCACCATCGAAGGTCAGGCCCACACGCTCGTCGCTGGCGGCTACGCCTTCCTGCCCCCAGGCTGTCGCTGGACCCTCGGCAATTCGGGTTCAGCCCCCCTGCGCTTTCATTGGGTGCGCAAGCGCTACGAGGCTGCCGCCGGCGTCGAAGCGCCCACCGCCTTTGTCACCAACGAAACCGAGCAGCCCATCCACTGGATGCCCGGAACTTCGGAGCGCTGGGGCACCACCCGCTTTGTCGAGCCCACCGATCTTCGGCACGACATGCATGTCAACATCGTCACGCTCGAGCCCGGCGCCGTTATTCCCTTCGAGGAAACCCATGTCATGGAGCACGGCCTTTATGTGCTCGAAGGCAAGGCCGTGTATCGGCTCAACCGCGATTGGGTTGAGGTGGAAGCAGGCGACTTCATGTGGCTGCGCGCCTTTTGCCCCCAGGCCTGTTACGCCGGCCCCGAGCGCTTCCGCTACCTGCTCTACAAAGACGTCAACCGCCACGCCAAGCTGAGCTTTTAA
- a CDS encoding DEAD/DEAH box helicase, with protein MIELNDFISLGLPAVLTDSLTAGGFTEPTKIQLQAIPKLLAGRDMVGIAQTGSGKTAAFGLPILAGLLTLTGKARPLTARALILAPTRELAVQIEENIRKFAGSKMQLSTVLVLGGVSRYHQVQKLAKGVDVVVATPGRLKDLMDDGKIKLNETRWLVLDEADRMLDMGFIAPVKHIAKAIGTRRQTMLFSATMAPEVAELAKGLLNDPVRVDAQVAGSTVVKIDQRVIMSGSKAKRGVLNELLASETENMERVIIFSRTKHGADRVAKSLEIDGHKAAAIHGNKSQNARQAALKGFATGEVRILVATDIAARGIDVPGITHVVNYELPDDPENYVHRIGRTGRNGASGIAITLCDGTERGKLRDVERLIRRTLPVSGDLHLANDTGVVEAPRSAYKPAGNRPGPRTARNPKPAQQDRRSPAERRPFAAFAEEGKPAARTRPPAEAAPRTRPEGQVNRVRRDGDTGKLIGAKVDGKPKQRWGKPQKEAGRARRANG; from the coding sequence ATGATTGAATTGAACGATTTTATTTCCCTCGGCCTGCCCGCAGTCCTGACTGACAGTCTGACCGCCGGCGGCTTCACCGAGCCCACCAAGATCCAACTCCAGGCCATTCCCAAGCTGCTGGCTGGCCGGGACATGGTCGGCATTGCCCAGACCGGTTCGGGCAAGACCGCAGCCTTTGGCCTGCCGATCCTGGCGGGGCTGTTGACGCTGACCGGCAAGGCGCGGCCGTTGACCGCCCGCGCGCTGATCCTGGCGCCGACCCGCGAATTGGCGGTGCAGATCGAAGAAAACATCCGCAAGTTTGCGGGCTCCAAGATGCAGCTCTCCACCGTTCTGGTGCTGGGCGGGGTGTCGCGTTACCACCAGGTCCAGAAGCTCGCCAAGGGCGTGGACGTGGTTGTCGCCACTCCCGGTCGCCTCAAGGACCTGATGGACGACGGCAAGATCAAGCTCAACGAAACGCGTTGGCTGGTGCTCGACGAGGCCGACCGGATGCTCGACATGGGCTTTATCGCCCCGGTCAAGCACATCGCCAAGGCCATTGGCACGCGCCGCCAGACCATGCTGTTTTCGGCGACCATGGCGCCTGAAGTTGCAGAGCTGGCCAAGGGCCTGCTGAACGATCCAGTGCGTGTTGATGCGCAGGTCGCCGGCTCGACCGTGGTCAAGATCGACCAGCGCGTGATCATGTCGGGCTCCAAGGCCAAGCGTGGCGTGCTCAACGAACTGCTCGCCAGCGAAACCGAGAATATGGAGCGCGTGATCATCTTCTCGCGCACCAAGCATGGTGCCGATCGGGTGGCAAAGAGCCTCGAGATCGACGGCCACAAGGCCGCGGCGATCCACGGCAACAAGTCGCAGAATGCGCGTCAGGCAGCCCTCAAGGGTTTTGCCACCGGCGAAGTGCGTATCCTGGTCGCAACCGACATCGCGGCCCGCGGCATCGACGTGCCCGGCATCACCCATGTGGTCAATTACGAACTGCCCGACGATCCGGAGAACTATGTTCACCGCATCGGCCGGACGGGCCGGAATGGCGCTTCAGGCATTGCCATTACCCTGTGTGACGGCACCGAGCGCGGCAAGCTGCGCGACGTTGAACGGCTGATCCGGCGCACGCTGCCGGTTTCGGGCGACCTGCACTTGGCCAATGACACCGGCGTCGTGGAAGCACCGCGCTCGGCTTATAAGCCAGCCGGTAATCGCCCCGGACCGCGCACGGCACGCAACCCCAAGCCGGCGCAGCAGGATCGTCGCTCGCCAGCCGAGCGCCGGCCATTCGCGGCCTTTGCGGAAGAAGGCAAGCCTGCCGCACGGACCCGGCCGCCTGCTGAAGCTGCACCACGCACCCGCCCGGAAGGGCAGGTCAACCGCGTGCGTCGTGATGGCGATACCGGCAAGCTGATCGGTGCCAAGGTGGATGGCAAGCCCAAGCAGCGCTGGGGCAAGCCCCAGAAGGAAGCCGGGCGGGCGCGTCGCGCCAACGGCTAA
- a CDS encoding ThuA domain-containing protein gives MPIRTLVWGENVHEQKNKIVADNYPQGMHNQIARLLSSDSNISTKTATLQDPEHGCSEAALAETDVLIWWGHAAHGQVEDEVVERIAQRVWEGMGLIVLHSGHFSKIFKRLMGSPCGLSWREAGERERLWVTNPGHPIAKGLPPYFELEMEEMYGEPFSVPEPLETVFVSWFQGGEVFRSGLTYRRGAGNIFYFRPGHETYPTYHDDTVGLVLRNAVNWAYNANSYPQLLTAPNRPVDEAPEQIEERGPKLHHGREEGFR, from the coding sequence ATGCCGATCCGAACCCTGGTCTGGGGCGAGAATGTCCACGAGCAGAAAAACAAGATCGTGGCGGACAACTACCCCCAGGGCATGCACAACCAGATTGCCAGGCTCCTGAGCAGCGACAGCAATATCTCGACCAAGACCGCGACCCTGCAGGACCCCGAGCATGGGTGCAGCGAAGCGGCATTGGCCGAGACCGATGTGCTGATCTGGTGGGGACACGCCGCCCATGGGCAGGTCGAGGACGAGGTGGTCGAGCGGATCGCCCAGCGCGTCTGGGAAGGCATGGGGCTGATCGTGCTCCATTCCGGGCATTTCTCAAAAATCTTCAAGCGGCTGATGGGGTCGCCCTGCGGCCTTTCCTGGCGCGAAGCGGGCGAGCGCGAGCGGCTGTGGGTTACCAATCCCGGCCACCCTATCGCCAAGGGCCTGCCGCCCTATTTCGAGCTCGAAATGGAAGAAATGTATGGCGAGCCGTTCTCGGTGCCCGAGCCGCTCGAAACGGTGTTCGTGTCTTGGTTCCAGGGTGGGGAAGTGTTCCGCTCGGGGCTGACCTATCGGCGTGGCGCGGGCAATATCTTCTATTTCCGCCCGGGCCACGAAACCTATCCGACCTATCACGACGATACGGTGGGGCTGGTGCTGCGCAATGCGGTGAACTGGGCCTATAATGCCAACAGCTATCCGCAGTTGCTCACCGCGCCCAACCGACCGGTGGATGAAGCGCCCGAACAGATCGAGGAGCGCGGGCCCAAGCTGCATCATGGGCGCGAAGAAGGGTTTCGCTAG
- a CDS encoding molybdopterin-dependent oxidoreductase → MSRLLLSRRRFLQGSAGAASGLILAGCDQFDFLGQQNHPARNFVEQANVLTYRAQRRLVGEQTLAREYAASEIRQGQKPNGSTQPTTPEYKALQEGNFADYRLQVTGMVEQPLSFSLNELRNMPARSQITRHDCVEGWSCIAKWTGTPLGPILDAARVHPDARFCVYHCFDNIERGLSGDVFYYESSDLVDAHHPQSILAYGLNDQALPVANGAPVRLRIERALGYKQPKYLHTIELVADLQSFGRGNGGYWEDYGYDWYGGI, encoded by the coding sequence GTGAGCCGCCTGCTGCTTTCCCGCCGCCGGTTCCTGCAGGGTTCGGCGGGTGCTGCCTCAGGGTTGATCCTAGCGGGGTGCGACCAGTTCGATTTCCTCGGGCAGCAAAACCATCCGGCCCGCAACTTCGTCGAACAAGCTAATGTGCTGACCTATCGGGCGCAGCGCCGCCTTGTTGGCGAGCAGACGCTAGCGCGCGAATATGCCGCCAGCGAAATCCGACAGGGGCAGAAGCCCAATGGATCGACCCAGCCGACGACGCCCGAATACAAAGCGTTGCAGGAGGGTAATTTCGCCGATTACCGGCTGCAGGTCACCGGGATGGTCGAGCAGCCCTTGAGCTTCTCGCTCAACGAGCTGCGCAATATGCCAGCCCGGTCGCAGATTACCCGGCATGATTGCGTCGAGGGCTGGAGCTGCATCGCCAAATGGACCGGTACGCCGCTGGGGCCGATCCTTGACGCCGCGCGCGTCCATCCTGACGCGCGGTTCTGCGTTTATCACTGCTTTGACAATATCGAGCGGGGCCTTTCGGGCGATGTCTTTTATTACGAGAGTTCGGACCTGGTGGACGCCCATCATCCGCAATCGATCCTGGCTTACGGCCTCAATGACCAGGCGCTGCCGGTAGCAAACGGCGCCCCGGTGCGGCTGCGGATCGAGCGGGCGCTGGGTTATAAACAGCCCAAATATCTGCACACGATCGAATTGGTGGCGGACCTGCAATCCTTTGGCCGGGGCAATGGTGGGTATTGGGAAGACTATGGCTATGACTGGTATGGCGGCATCTAA
- a CDS encoding cytochrome b/b6 domain-containing protein, which produces MGPLVYRQSLATRVTHWVWAVCLFFLLLSGLQIFNAHPTLYIGEQSGFEFDNSVLAIGAVNSPEGPRGQTRIFGQTFDTTGVLGASGSAESPVLTAFPGAVTIPSYRDLGTGRVVHFFFGWLFLGTMLVWFVASLVQGHLRRNIVPGIADLKAAPGDLVDHARFRLHHNRSYGPVQKITYFVVLFVLFPLIVLTGLTMSPGLNAAWPWMLDLFGGRQTARTIHFGAMVLLVLFFVVHLVMVIAAGPFNELRSMVTGWYRISAGNPKLKGDRP; this is translated from the coding sequence GTGGGGCCGCTGGTTTACCGGCAGTCGCTGGCCACCCGCGTCACCCATTGGGTATGGGCAGTGTGCCTGTTCTTCCTGCTGCTGAGTGGGCTGCAGATCTTCAACGCGCATCCCACGCTTTACATCGGCGAGCAGTCGGGCTTTGAGTTCGACAATTCGGTGCTGGCGATCGGGGCGGTGAACAGCCCTGAGGGGCCGCGCGGGCAAACGCGGATTTTTGGCCAGACCTTTGATACGACGGGCGTGTTGGGCGCGTCGGGTTCGGCGGAAAGTCCTGTGTTAACCGCCTTCCCGGGCGCCGTGACCATTCCCAGCTATCGGGATTTGGGGACCGGCCGGGTGGTGCATTTCTTTTTCGGCTGGCTGTTTTTGGGCACGATGCTGGTCTGGTTCGTCGCCAGCCTCGTCCAGGGGCATTTACGCCGCAACATCGTGCCCGGGATTGCCGACCTCAAGGCGGCGCCGGGCGATCTCGTCGATCATGCCCGCTTTCGCCTCCACCACAATCGCAGTTATGGGCCGGTGCAAAAGATCACCTATTTTGTCGTGCTGTTCGTGCTGTTTCCCCTGATCGTGCTGACCGGGCTGACCATGAGCCCCGGACTCAACGCTGCCTGGCCCTGGATGCTCGATCTGTTTGGCGGGAGGCAAACGGCGCGCACGATCCATTTTGGCGCCATGGTGCTGCTGGTGCTGTTCTTTGTGGTTCACCTCGTGATGGTGATTGCGGCGGGGCCGTTCAACGAACTGCGCTCCATGGTTACCGGCTGGTACCGGATCAGCGCGGGTAATCCAAAGCTCAAAGGAGATCGACCGTGA
- a CDS encoding bifunctional metallophosphatase/5'-nucleotidase, with amino-acid sequence MKKLLLGASALTLCATFSGAAYADWTLNILHINDFHSRFEPITGSDSDCDAETDAAGECFGGIARLKSIIDTTRADIDAAGGNSLLLSAGDNFQGSVYYTTYKSKVVSDFFNQMNFDVVATGNHEFDDGPEEFSTFIAAAEFPIIGGNFDVTRSEDLRGKIKGSIVLDVGGERIGIIGATTEDTPEIASPGADVEFTDVIQYVRGASEALDAAGVNKIILLSHIGYTLDQQVAAALPLVDVIVGGHSHTLLSNTAEGAAGPYPTLVNNPMGVEVPVVQANQYGKYLGNIAVTWNDQGEVISAEGEPFLIDASVDGNEDFATQLTALAGPIDEAMGEVIGTATAPIEGSREVCRAMECAMGNLLADAILDRVADQGATIAFQNGGGVRASIDVGEITMGEVITVLPFSNTLATVDISGADVIEALENGVSDVENGAGRFAQVAGLKYAFDISQPVGSRVSEVMVKNGENWAPIDEAATYKIVTNNYVRGGGDGFASFAGGDNAYDFGPPLEQVVAEYIANLGGEYTPYTDGRITVIK; translated from the coding sequence ATGAAGAAACTGCTCTTGGGCGCCAGCGCGCTCACCCTCTGCGCCACATTTTCTGGCGCAGCCTACGCCGATTGGACGCTAAACATCCTGCATATCAACGATTTCCACTCGCGCTTCGAGCCGATCACGGGTTCGGACTCCGACTGCGACGCCGAAACCGATGCGGCCGGCGAGTGCTTTGGCGGTATCGCTCGCCTGAAGTCCATCATCGATACCACTCGCGCCGACATCGACGCGGCCGGTGGCAACTCGCTGCTGCTTTCGGCTGGCGACAACTTCCAGGGCTCGGTCTACTACACCACCTACAAATCCAAGGTCGTTTCTGACTTCTTCAATCAGATGAATTTCGACGTGGTTGCTACCGGCAACCATGAGTTCGACGATGGCCCCGAAGAGTTTTCCACCTTCATCGCCGCCGCCGAATTTCCCATCATCGGCGGCAATTTCGACGTGACCCGGTCCGAGGATCTGCGCGGCAAGATCAAGGGCTCCATCGTTCTCGATGTTGGCGGCGAGCGCATCGGCATCATTGGCGCCACCACCGAAGACACGCCCGAGATTGCGTCGCCCGGCGCTGATGTCGAGTTCACCGACGTGATTCAGTATGTGCGGGGCGCCTCCGAAGCCCTTGATGCGGCTGGGGTAAACAAGATCATCCTTCTCAGCCATATTGGCTATACGCTGGACCAGCAGGTTGCCGCCGCCCTGCCCCTCGTCGACGTCATTGTCGGGGGCCACTCCCACACCCTGCTGTCCAACACCGCCGAAGGCGCGGCCGGCCCCTACCCCACCCTGGTCAACAACCCCATGGGCGTGGAAGTACCCGTGGTCCAGGCCAATCAATACGGCAAATATCTGGGCAACATCGCTGTTACCTGGAACGACCAGGGCGAGGTGATATCAGCCGAAGGCGAGCCCTTCCTGATCGATGCTTCCGTCGATGGGAACGAGGACTTCGCCACCCAGCTGACCGCGCTGGCCGGCCCGATCGACGAAGCCATGGGCGAGGTGATCGGCACCGCCACCGCGCCCATCGAAGGCTCGCGTGAAGTGTGCCGCGCCATGGAGTGCGCCATGGGCAATCTGCTGGCTGACGCCATTCTCGACCGCGTCGCCGATCAGGGCGCCACCATCGCCTTCCAGAATGGCGGCGGCGTGCGCGCCTCGATCGACGTCGGCGAGATCACCATGGGCGAGGTGATCACCGTCCTGCCCTTCTCCAACACGCTCGCCACGGTCGACATCAGCGGCGCCGATGTGATCGAGGCTCTCGAAAACGGGGTCAGTGACGTCGAGAACGGCGCGGGCCGCTTCGCTCAGGTCGCCGGGCTCAAATACGCCTTCGATATCTCCCAGCCCGTTGGCAGCCGCGTCAGCGAGGTCATGGTCAAGAACGGCGAGAACTGGGCCCCGATCGATGAAGCCGCGACCTACAAGATCGTCACCAACAACTATGTGCGTGGCGGCGGCGACGGCTTTGCCAGCTTTGCCGGCGGCGACAACGCCTATGATTTCGGTCCCCCGCTCGAGCAGGTCGTAGCTGAATACATTGCCAATCTCGGCGGCGAATACACGCCCTATACCGATGGCCGCATCACCGTCATCAAATAG
- a CDS encoding GlsB/YeaQ/YmgE family stress response membrane protein, with protein sequence MGIIWSIFVGFFAGLIARWITPGDHKPSGFILTTVLGIVGSLVATFLGQQIGLYDANDGAGFIGAVVGAVIVLLVWSQLARRA encoded by the coding sequence ATGGGCATTATCTGGAGTATTTTCGTCGGGTTCTTTGCGGGGCTGATCGCGCGCTGGATCACGCCGGGCGATCACAAGCCATCCGGCTTTATCCTCACTACGGTGCTGGGCATTGTCGGCTCACTGGTGGCGACATTCCTGGGGCAGCAGATCGGGCTCTACGACGCTAATGATGGGGCGGGGTTTATCGGGGCGGTGGTTGGCGCGGTGATCGTGCTGCTGGTTTGGAGCCAGTTGGCCCGGCGGGCTTAA
- the otsB gene encoding trehalose-phosphatase, producing the protein MSMIDHSAPHTTQRLAIFTDFDGTLVEIAPTPDSIDVPASLPDQLQRAARELDSAFAVITGREIEDIDKFLSPLQLPVAGAHGTQRRRADGTMEEIDSELLSGAEHIAQAVTPLVMAHPELLIEAKDGAVALHFRQAPELEELCRQALQEAVNSYTDFALIAGKMVFEARPKGISKGTALRAFMQEEPFVGRTPIFIGDDVTDEDGFIAAQELGGVGIKLGEGDTHARMRISNVASVHALIRGLGDIVARERDALPPH; encoded by the coding sequence ATGTCCATGATCGATCATTCAGCGCCCCATACGACGCAGCGCCTCGCCATCTTCACCGATTTCGACGGCACTCTGGTGGAGATTGCGCCAACCCCTGATTCCATTGATGTTCCAGCGTCTCTGCCCGATCAATTGCAGCGCGCCGCACGCGAACTCGACAGCGCCTTTGCCGTGATCACCGGTCGCGAGATCGAGGACATCGACAAGTTCCTCTCTCCCCTGCAACTCCCGGTTGCCGGCGCTCATGGCACCCAGCGCCGCCGCGCCGATGGCACGATGGAAGAGATTGATTCAGAACTCCTTTCGGGCGCCGAACACATCGCGCAAGCCGTCACGCCGCTCGTTATGGCGCACCCTGAACTGCTGATCGAAGCCAAGGACGGCGCCGTCGCCCTCCACTTCCGCCAGGCCCCGGAGCTCGAAGAACTCTGCCGACAGGCCCTGCAAGAAGCAGTCAACAGCTATACCGATTTCGCGCTGATCGCCGGCAAAATGGTCTTTGAAGCCCGCCCCAAGGGCATCAGCAAGGGTACCGCCTTGCGCGCCTTCATGCAGGAAGAGCCCTTTGTCGGCCGCACCCCGATCTTTATCGGCGATGACGTCACCGACGAGGACGGCTTCATCGCGGCCCAGGAACTGGGCGGCGTCGGCATCAAGTTGGGCGAAGGCGACACCCATGCGCGGATGCGCATTTCCAATGTTGCATCGGTGCATGCATTGATCCGTGGGCTGGGAGACATCGTCGCGCGCGAGCGTGACGCCCTGCCCCCACACTGA
- a CDS encoding trehalose-6-phosphate synthase: MSRLIVVSNRTPGKSAAAGGLAVALRKTLSEREGFWFGWSGKLTDAPSVQARFEDVEGLSVATIDLTRDDHQAYYAGFSNSILWPSFHLRLDLAHIDSTWYEGYRRVNQQFARALLPLLQPDDVIWVHDYHLIPLASELRSLGATNRMGFYLHIPFPTADALYAIPHHLDLMRDVSRYDLVGMQANRDVAAFTEAVENMTHTNLSGDPLQLFDFARTEVAAFPIGSDPAAFSRMAVSPAANKMVKRMDRVLVGQQLILGVDRLDYSKGLPQRVEAYEKLLENNNRFRRRVHMLQIAPPSRDSIKEYQETSDTLDAICGRVMGRFAEPDWAPLTYVKRAYGQASLAGFYRLARVGLVTPLRDGMNLVAHEFIGSQNPADPGVLVLSRFAGAAEIFEDAILVNPFDTDETAEALRLALDMPLEERQTRWRSLMAAAQKHNVDDWSKAFLERLSPAGASSGTPKRDILYLA, from the coding sequence ATGAGCCGCTTGATTGTAGTTTCCAACCGGACCCCGGGCAAATCAGCCGCCGCGGGCGGACTTGCTGTCGCCTTGCGCAAAACCCTGTCCGAGCGCGAAGGCTTTTGGTTCGGCTGGTCTGGCAAATTGACCGACGCCCCCTCGGTTCAAGCGCGCTTCGAGGATGTTGAAGGGCTCTCGGTTGCGACTATCGATCTGACCCGGGACGACCATCAGGCCTATTATGCCGGGTTCTCCAACTCCATCCTGTGGCCCAGCTTCCATCTGCGCCTCGACTTGGCGCATATCGATTCCACCTGGTACGAGGGCTATCGCCGGGTAAACCAGCAATTCGCCCGGGCGCTGCTGCCCTTGCTGCAGCCAGACGACGTGATTTGGGTGCACGACTACCACCTGATCCCGCTCGCCAGCGAGTTGCGTAGCCTTGGCGCCACCAACCGCATGGGCTTTTATCTGCACATCCCCTTCCCCACTGCCGACGCGCTTTATGCCATTCCCCATCATCTCGATTTGATGCGGGACGTCTCCCGCTACGACCTAGTGGGCATGCAGGCCAATCGCGACGTCGCCGCCTTTACCGAGGCGGTGGAGAACATGACCCACACCAATCTTTCGGGCGACCCGCTGCAGCTGTTTGATTTCGCCCGCACCGAGGTTGCCGCCTTCCCCATCGGCTCCGATCCCGCCGCTTTTTCGCGCATGGCCGTAAGCCCCGCCGCCAACAAGATGGTCAAGCGCATGGACCGCGTCCTTGTCGGACAGCAATTGATCCTGGGCGTCGATCGGCTTGATTATTCCAAGGGCTTGCCGCAGCGGGTCGAGGCCTATGAAAAGCTACTCGAGAACAATAATCGCTTCCGCCGACGCGTCCATATGCTCCAGATCGCGCCCCCTTCCCGGGACTCCATCAAGGAATACCAGGAAACCAGCGACACGCTCGACGCCATCTGCGGCCGCGTCATGGGCCGCTTTGCCGAACCCGACTGGGCGCCGCTGACCTATGTCAAACGCGCCTATGGCCAAGCCAGCCTTGCCGGCTTCTACCGCTTGGCGCGGGTGGGTCTGGTCACGCCCCTGCGCGACGGCATGAACCTTGTCGCCCACGAGTTCATTGGCTCGCAAAACCCAGCCGACCCTGGCGTCCTGGTGTTATCGCGCTTTGCCGGCGCGGCCGAGATCTTCGAGGACGCCATCCTCGTCAACCCCTTTGATACGGATGAAACGGCCGAAGCGCTGCGCCTCGCCCTCGACATGCCGCTGGAGGAGCGTCAGACCCGTTGGCGCTCATTGATGGCTGCCGCTCAGAAACACAATGTGGATGACTGGTCCAAGGCATTCCTTGAGCGCCTCTCCCCCGCGGGAGCTTCCTCGGGCACGCCCAAGCGCGACATCCTTTATCTCGCCTGA
- a CDS encoding ThuA domain-containing protein, whose product MRSALIVYGGWAGHDPEECAAIYRRWLHEDGFSVRMATETSAFADPSIHDLSLIVPIFTMSKIEKEEVENLTKAVEGGVGLAGHHGGMSDAFREAVEYQFMVGGQWVAHPGNIIDYTVDVTKPDDPVMAGIKSFPYTSEQYYMHVDPSNEVLATTTFSGEHAPWIEGVTMPVVWKRHHGQGRVFHMTLGHRAKEFENSDMATIMRRGLNWAARDEE is encoded by the coding sequence ATGCGAAGCGCATTGATTGTTTATGGCGGTTGGGCTGGGCACGATCCTGAGGAATGTGCTGCCATTTACCGCCGGTGGCTGCATGAAGATGGATTTTCGGTGCGCATGGCGACCGAGACGAGCGCCTTTGCCGATCCGTCCATCCACGATCTGTCCTTGATCGTGCCGATCTTCACCATGAGCAAGATCGAAAAAGAGGAGGTGGAGAACCTCACCAAGGCAGTGGAAGGTGGGGTGGGCCTGGCGGGCCATCACGGGGGCATGAGCGATGCCTTTCGGGAGGCGGTGGAGTACCAATTCATGGTGGGCGGGCAGTGGGTCGCCCATCCCGGGAACATCATCGACTATACGGTTGACGTGACCAAGCCCGATGACCCGGTGATGGCCGGGATCAAGTCGTTCCCCTATACGTCCGAGCAGTATTACATGCATGTGGACCCCTCCAACGAGGTGCTCGCGACCACAACGTTCAGCGGCGAACACGCGCCCTGGATCGAAGGCGTCACCATGCCGGTGGTGTGGAAGCGGCACCATGGGCAGGGCCGGGTGTTCCACATGACGCTGGGGCATCGGGCCAAGGAATTCGAGAACAGCGACATGGCGACAATCATGCGCCGGGGCCTCAACTGGGCGGCTCGCGACGAAGAATAG